CCAATCGCCAGCGGGAGTGGACCATATTTTAATCCACGATTTAGATCTTTCGGAAGTACCGAAATCGCACGCTAGAACCATGTTTTTCCGGGACCGTCGACCGGATATTTATCCACTAACCTAAATAGAATTATGCGAGAACATCCGAGACTTTATTCATTCCGACGCTGACCTTGGGCTATGCGCGCCAGGATGGCGTTATCCCATGCAAATATTTCCGTTGAACTTCGGGAGATACTATTATCCGATCGCCCTGCTGAGATTTATGCTATTTCACCCAAGGGAACGGTGCCAGTATTAGAACTCCCTGATGGGACAGTTATTGATGAAAGTTATGACATTATGCAGTGGGCTTTGGATCAAACACAGACTGATTGGATGGAAGTTAACTTGGATAATCAATTGGCCATGATAAAAGTAAATGATGAAGAATTCAAACCATGGCTCAATAAATATAAATATCACGAACAGCACCCGGACCATCCTATGAAATTTTACCAGGAAAAATGTGCGGAAATTCTCTTTACGTACGAGAAGATACTCACCATAAATTCGTATTTCATGGGAGAGAAAGTTCAGTGGGTAGACGTGTCTATTTTTCCATTTGTTCGTCAATTTGCCCATGTAGATTTGCCCTATTTTGAAACGATTTATCCATTATTAAATCGATGGCTTGAACGTTGGAAAGCATCGGAATTATTCCAATCGGTCATGAAAAAATACACACAGTGGCAGCCAGACCACGCGCCCCTCATCGTTTCATTCTCATCCTGATTTTGTTTTAATTTCTAACCGTGAAAAAGGAATTTTTATATAATAAAAAGAGTCGTGAAATTCTCACGGATGAACTTCGGCAGGAACCGTTCGAACGAATCACTTGCTCATTTTACCGCTATATCTCCATTGATGATCCACTCGATCTCAGGGATGAACTCTAC
The DNA window shown above is from Candidatus Neomarinimicrobiota bacterium and carries:
- a CDS encoding glutathione S-transferase, producing the protein MRARMALSHANISVELREILLSDRPAEIYAISPKGTVPVLELPDGTVIDESYDIMQWALDQTQTDWMEVNLDNQLAMIKVNDEEFKPWLNKYKYHEQHPDHPMKFYQEKCAEILFTYEKILTINSYFMGEKVQWVDVSIFPFVRQFAHVDLPYFETIYPLLNRWLERWKASELFQSVMKKYTQWQPDHAPLIVSFSS